The sequence below is a genomic window from Streptococcus oralis.
CCGTAAGGAGCATAGAGAATACTGCTTTTATACTTTCCTGTCAGGACGATTTCTTCAGCAGAGAGATGGCTGGGCAGGCGCTCAGCAATGAAGGAGCCAACTACTCCAATCTTAGTTCGCAGCTGAGGAATGTCTCCAGCACCAAATTCCGTACCGAGAACTGTCACCTTGCCCTGGGTCTTCCAATGTTCAGCCATGAGTAAGCGCAGGAGAGTAGACTTTCCTGAACCGTTGAGACCGAGAATGGCCCAATGCTCCCCCTTTTTCACCTGCCAGTTGAGATCCTTTAAGATGGTTCGGCCTTGTTTAGCCAAGCTTACATTTTCTAGTTTGATAATCTTTTCCATTTTTACTCTCTTTCGTTAAATCTCCTTTATTATAACAAAATTTAGGAAAAAATAACCGATAGGAGGAGGCAGATGTTTTATAAAAGTAAGCTGATGTAGGTCCTTTTGCTAATGATTATCTTCTTTATCTGGTGTTAGATGAGGTCCATCCTATTACCATCAGGGTGCTCTTGCTCTTATCCAGCAATATCCATGGCATGCTGGGGATGATTGTGGCAATCCCGACTCATTTTATCCTCAAAGAAATCGCCAAGTTCTTGGTAGATCGCTATGATAATCACAAGGAAACCCAGCAGAAGAAGAAGGAAGAGCTTGGAATCGATTGATTCCAGAGTCTCGATACCAGAAATAAGACGGAAGAAGGGTCTTCCGTCTTAGATTGAAGACAAACATTCCAAATGGTGTTTGTCTTTTTCTGTTTGTCAGGCTAAAATTCCATCTTTTGATAGAATAATGGTCATTTGAACAAAATAAAAAGGCTTGTCCACCCTCATTTTTACTAGTTTTTTGAGATTCAAACACGCTAAAGTAAGCCCAATCTTATCTTCCATCTTGGACTTGCCTTTCCCTCTTGTATAACGGAGGTTGTGGTATTCTTTGGCAGTCCCAAAGAGTCGCTCAATTATTTCTTTGCGCTTCTTATAAAGCTCCTTCATCCCTCTTTGGTGTCGAATCTCTTCACAATATTCAAGGTCGTCTTTCCATACATGTCTTGTGATGACTTTCTGCTGATTCTGGCTCTGTATACAAACGGATAATAGGGGACAGGCGATACATACTTTTGGATCACTCTTATACTCACGATAGCCTGCTCGGGTCGTCGTGCGATAGGCTAATACTTGGTTCTCTGGACAGAGGTAACAGTCATAGAAGGCATCATAAACAAAATCACCGGGTCTTAAGTTCCCCCTTACTCCCTTGGGGCGGGTATAGGGGAAGACAGGGATAATGTTTCGCTGTAATAAATAATGGGCAATAGCTGGGGTCTTATAGCCTGAGTCCGCAATAATGTAGCGTGGGGAGAAAGCTTCTAACTTTGAAAAAAGGGCAGGGAAAGCCTGACTGTCGTGTACATTTCCTGCTTCAACACTATAAGCCAAGGCCCAACCATGCTTATCACACGCTACTTGGGCAGAATAGGCAAATACTTCCTTGTGTTCCCCCTTGTGGAACCAACCACTCTCAGGATCTGTCCTTGAGATTTTCTTTTCCTTAGCCTCGCTTTCTTTTGCGGGCTTTAAGGACTTTTTTTCGTGTTTTCTCCTATCTACATCAATCTCAACTTCCAATTGCTCACTCATAAATTTAGCTTGTTGGGCAACCATTTCCTTATGATACTTGTGACTGTTAGCTGTAGCTTTGATATGGGTACCATCCACAAATATTTCCGAAGGATCCATTAAACCAGCAAATAAAGCTTGATGGAGTACTTGTAAAAATATCTCGGTAATCAGTTCTTTATCTTGAAAGCGACGACTGTAATTCTTTCCATATATGGTAAAATGAGGCACCTTGTCATCCAAGCTTAGTCCAAGAAACCAACGATAGGCTACGTTTACTTCAATGTTTTTAATGGTTTGGCGCATGGAGCGAATGCCATAAAAGCATTGAATCAAAGGAATTTTGACTAACATGACGGGATCGAGACTAGGACGACCATTATCTGGACTATAGGTATCCTCAACTAAGTCATAGATAAAGTCAAAATCAACCTCTGATTCCACTTGGCGAAGAAAGTGATCTCTTGGGACCAATTCGTCTATCGTATAGAAGCCATATTGGCAGAGATGATAATCTGGTTTTTCTTTGTGAAACATAGTTAGCACCTCACAACTTTTCTTACCTCTATGATACAACTTTACAAAAAGAAAAGCCCTTAGAAAAGTGTCTTCTAAGGACTTTGTCTTCAATCTGAAAGGAGCCAAATGGCTCCTTTTTGGTTTCTTAGTTGCTTGCGCCAGAAGTAGCGTCAGCGTCACCACCGTGGCCTCCAGCATCCCCTGAATCAGAAGCGCCAGAAGTAGCATCGGCGTCTCCATGACCTCCAGCAGCTGGAGCAAATGGTCCGCTACCACCTACCAAACGTTGACCAGTTTCTTTTAGGTACCAGTCAAGCCATGGTTGGAAGTTAAACACGATTTCATTGATACCAGCGTATGATCCGTCAGGATAGTACATCGCTTGGTAGTTGTGGGTGTTGATGACACCTGTAGGAGAACCTGGAACGATAGTACGGACGTATTCTTGGTTTCCGTTGCGAAGTGTTCCGATAACCCACTCCACGTTCTTCATACGTGCTGGTGGAAGAGAATTATGAACAGTCGACATACGGCTACCTGATTGAGGTGGCACACGTTTGGCAAACATGGTGTCTGGATCTTGGTGAGCGTTGTTGTAGTATAGGAATTGGTTGTTGTCGTCAGCGTATGTCAATTCAAATGGCATAGCTTTCAAGAACATATCAATTTGATTAACTGTCAAGATACCGTGGTCCAATTTGACATAGGTATCACCAGAAACAGCGCCAGTGATTGCTGCAACTTTTTCTACCCATTCTGGATCGTCAGGATCAACTTCAGTAATGGTTGTAGCAATTGGTTTTCCACAATCCAAGTCTTCTGGTTCGATTGGTTTTGGTTTTTTCAATTTCGAAACGACTCCTACGTATTTTACAAAGTTATCTAAGCAAGTTTCAAGGAATTTAACAGTTCCTTCGTTGGTGATATTTCCGTTGTTATCAAAAGCTTCCTTAGCTTTACCAAGAAGGAATTCGTTACCTGGAAGCGTGTAGGCATTGACACCTGGAGCATCAAGGATTTTACGAAGGTGAACTTGGGCACGTGATGTTCCTTGGTCATAGTATGATGCACCCACAATCATAACAGGCTTGTTTTCAAATGGATGAACTTCGTATGAAAGCCATTCGAGTACAGATTTAAGTGAAGCTGAGATAGTGTGGTTGTGCTCAGGAGTAGCGATAATAACACCATCAGCACGTGTAATCTTGTTATACAAGAAACGCAATTGGAAGCTTTCGTCCCATTTTTCGTCTTGGTTAAACATTGGAACTTCGTCGATTTCAAGGACTTCTAATTCAAATTTGAATTTGAAATTGCGACGAATAAATTCCAAGAGTTTGCGGTTATATGATTGATCGTAGTTTGATCCAACAAGTCCAACAAATTTCATTCTTTCGGTCTCCTATCTTACAAATTTTCCCAGTCAAATTCTTCTGCATCTTTGCGAAGCAATTCTTGTGCATTGCGCAATTTCTCAGTAATCTTCACGAAGATACGGAAGTCATCAAAGATGGCATCCAATTTCTTGATGACGTCAAGATCAACCAAGTCACCACTTGGGTTAAATGCTTGAAGAGAGTGTGAGAGCAAGAATTCATCTGGTAGAACATTTGCCTTGATTTCAGGAGCGTTCAAGATTTGACGAAGTTGCAATTGGGCACGAGATGAACCAAGTGTACCGTAGGAAGCACCAGTGATCATGATTGGTTTGTTCAAAAGTGGGTAGATACCGTAAGATAGCCAAGCAAGAGCGCTCATCAAAACTGCAGGGATAGAGTGGTCGTACTCAGGAGTACCGATAATCACACCATCAGCCTCTTCAATTTTAGCTGCAATCTCAAGAATTTCAGCTGGAAGTTGCTTATCTGCTGGTTTGTTGAAAACAGGGATATCCTTGATTTCAACGAGTTCAATTTCAGCTTTATCAGCAAAGTGTTTTTGCATGTATTGGAGCAATTGGCGGTTTGTAGAACGTTTAGAGTTCGTTCCAACAATGGCAATAAGTTTTAGCATGAGATTTCCTTTCTCTTTTTACATAATACAATTTTGAAGGCCTGAAGAACATGCAAGGCGTCCTTCTTTGTCGATGAGGATGGCTTCAATACCATCTATACTTTCGACTTGCCAGAGGATAGAAGCGCTTCGCTCTCCGAATAGGCGAGTTGTCCAAATCTCACCATCAACGGATTTATCAGAGATAATCGTTAGGCTAGCGAGATCGGTTTCGACAGGGAATCCTGTCTCACTATCAAAGATATGGTGATAGTCTTTTCCATCTACTGTCAGGTGGCGTTCATAGATACCTGAAGTGACAACGGATTTGTTAGAAGCAGGGATAGTTAGGAGATGATTGCCACGAGGATTTCGCGGATCTTGAATCCCAATCTGCCAGGCTTTCCCGTCTTTGACTTGATTGTTCCCGATGGTGAGGATATTTCCTCCGAGATTGATCAAGGCAGAGGTGACACCGTGTTCTTTCAAATACTGGGCAACCTTATCTGCACTATAGCCCTTAGCTAAACAACCTAAATCAAGCTTCATTCCTTTCTTCTCTAAAAAGACAGTAGAGCTAGTCGGATCCAACTTGATAAAATGCGGGTCAACTAGTGGCAAGACAGCTTCGATTTCTTTGGAGTCTGGAAGCCGTGCATCTGCAAATCCGATTCGCCAGGTTTGAATCAAGGGACCAATACTGATATTTAGATGGCTAGATGGAGCTAGACTATGTTCTAACCCTAGAGCAATCAGTTCAAACAGGTCAGGATGAACCTTAACAGGTTTGATTCCAGCCTGGTAGTTGATTTCCATCAGTTCGGATTCTTGACTGTTGGCGTTAAAGCGGTATTCGAGTTCCTTGAGCAAATCAAAGGCTCCTTGAAGTAGGCAATCAGCCTGTTCATCTACTAATGAAATCGTGATCGTTGTTCCCATTAGCCGTTCAGAACGTGAATGAAGAGGCAAGCTACCAGCTCCTTTCTCTTTATAGGAAATCATTCAATATAAGGTCGTTAAAGAAAAATTAAACCCCTTACATTTTCTTTCCATGTATCTAGCATATCATAAAGTCAGCGTTTTCACAAATAAATTTTGACAAAAAGTCAAGAAATATGCTCAGAATTAATATGAAAACGATAGAAAAATTAGATTTATCAATGTTAAGTGTATTTTTTTCTGAAAAAAAGAGAATTCTGAGCAAATGCCTTGTAAACGCTAACAGTAAATGATATACTAGAAAGGTAAATCAAAAATTAAAGGTAGGAATTTTTCTATGAGTAAAATCGTTGTAGTTGGTGCTAACCACGCTGGTACAGCATGTATCAACACTATGTTGGACAACTTTGGACATGAAAATGAAATCGTTGTATTTGACCAAAACTCAAATATTTCATTCCTTGGTTGTGGAATGGCGCTTTGGATTGGGGAACAAATTGATGGCCCAGAAGGTCTCTTCTACTCTGATAAAGAAAAATTGGAAGCAAAAGGTGCTAAAGTTTACATGAACTCACCAGTTCTTTCAATTGACTACGATAACAAAGTTGTGACAGCAGAAGTTGAAGGTAAAGAACACAAAGAGTCTTATGATAAATTGATCTTTGCAACTGGTTCAACTCCAATCTTGCCTCCAATCGAAGGTGTTGAAATCGTTAAGGGCAACCGCGAATTCAAAGCAACTCTTGAAAATGTACAATTTGTTAAATTGTACCAAAACGCTGAAGAAGTTATTGAAAAACTTGAAGACAAGAGCAAACACCTTGAGCGCATTGCCGTTGTTGGTGGTGGTTACATCGGTGTTGAGCTTGCTGAAGCTTTCGAGCGTCTTGGAAAAGAAGTTGTACTTGTTGACATCGTAGACACTGTTTTGAACGGCTATTACGACAAAGACTTCACTCAAATGATGGCGAAGAACTTGGAAGACCACAACATCCGCTTGGCTCTTGGTCAAACTGTTAAAGCAATCCAAGGTGACGGCAAAGTAGAACGCTTGGTAACAGACAAAGAAACATTTGATGTGGACATGGTTGTTCTTGCAGTTGGTTTCCGTCCTAACACAGCTCTTGCTGATGGTAAGATTGAACTCTTCCGCAACGGTGCCTTCCTTGTAGACAAGAAACAAGAAACTTCAATCCCAGGTGTTTATGCAGTAGGTGACTGTGCGACTGTTTATGATAACGCTCGTAAAGACACTAGCTACATCGCGCTTGCATCTAACGCTGTACGTACTGGTATTGTTGGTGCTTATAACGCTTGTGGTCATGAATTGGAAGGAATCGGAGTTCAAGGATCAAACGGTATCTCTATCTACGGTCTTCACATGGTTTCGACTGGTTTGACTCTTGAAAAAGCTAAAGCTGCTGGTTACAACGCAACTGAAACAGGCTTTAACGATCTTCAAAAACCAGAATTTATCAAACATGACAACCACGAAGTTGCCATCAAGATTGTCTTTGACAAAGACAGCCGTGAAATCCTTGGTGCGCAAATGGTATCTCATGACTCATCAATCGGTATGGGAATCCATATGTTCTCACTTGCTATCCAAGAGCATGTGACAATTGACAAGTTGGCATTGACAGACCTATTCTTCTTGCCACACTTTAACAAACCATACAACTACATCACAATGGCTGCACTTACAGCTGAAAAATAGAAATGGATGAACTATCTGGCCTCAACTGAAGGTCAGGTAGTTTTTTATACTTTTGTACCCAGACAATTGTAGTTTTTCTATCTTGTACTTCATTCTAATCTGACATAAAATAAAATGGTAGCTACCAATACAAATGATGAGGATTAAGAAATGACTGAAAATCGTTATGAACTAAATAAAAACTTGGCACAGATGCTCAAAGGTGGGGTTATCATGGACGTTCAGAACCCTGAACAGGCTCGTATCGCAGAGGCTGCCGGTGCGGCAGCTGTTATGGCCTTGGAGCGGATTCCAGCTGATATTCGTGCAGCTGGTGGAGTTTCCCGTATGAGCGACCCAAAGATGATTAAGGAAATCCAAGAAGCGGTCAGCATTCCAGTGATGGCCAAGGTCAGAATCGGGCATTTTGTTGAAGCTCAGATTTTAGAGGCTATTGAGATTGACTATATCGATGAGAGTGAAGTGCTGTCTCCAGCTGACGACCGTTTCCATGTGGACAAGAAAGAATTCCAAGTTCCTTTTGTCTGTGGAGCTAAGGATTTGGGTGAAGCCTTGCGTCGTATCGCTGAAGGAGCTTCTATGATTCGTACCAAAGGAGAACCGGGGACAGGAGACATTGTTCAAGCCGTTCGCCATATGCGCATGATGAATCAGGAAATTCGTCGTATTCAAAATCTACGTGAAGATGAGCTCTACGTAGCTGCTAAGGACTTGCAAGTCCCTATTGAATTGGTTCAGTATGTCCATGAACATGGAAAATTGCCGGTTGTAAACTTTGCAGCTGGAGGCGTTGCAACGCCAGCAGATGCGGCCTTGATGATGCAACTGGGGGCAGAGGGCGTCTTTGTCGGTTCAGGTATTTTCAAGTCAGGAGATCCTGTTAAACGAGCAAGTGCTATTGTCAAAGCCGTAACCAACTACCAAAATCCTCAAATTCTGGCTCAAATCTCTGAAGACCTAGGGGAAGCCATGGTTGGTATCAATGAGAATGAAATCCAAATTCTCATGGCAGAGCGAGGAAAATAGATGAAAATCGGAATATTAGCCTTGCAAGGTGCCTTTGCAGAACATGCAAAAGTGCTAGAAAAGTTAGGTGTTGTTAGTGTCGAAATCAGAAATTTAGAGGATTTTCAACAATATCAGAGTGACTTGGCGGGTTTGATATTACCTGGTGGTGAGTCTACAACCATGGGCAAGCTCTTGCGTGACCAGGACATGCTGATTCCCATTCGAGAAGCCATTCTTTCTGGCCTTCCCGTTTTTGGAACCTGTGCGGGTTTGATTTTGCTGGCTAAGGAAATCACTTCTCAGGAAGAAAGCCATCTAGCGACTATGGACATAGTAGTAGAGCGCAATGCCTATGGGCGCCAACTGGGAAGTTTCTATACGGAAGCAGAATGTAAGGGAGTCGGTCAGATTCCCATGACCTTTATTCGTGGACCGATTATCAGCAGTTTTGGAGAAGGTGTAGAAATTCTAGCAACAGTAGACGATCAAATCGTTGCTGCGCAAGAACTGAATATGCTGGTAACCTCTTTTCATCCAGAATTGACAGATGATGTGCGCTTGCATCAGTATTTTATCAATATGTGTAAACAAAAAAGTTGAGAAAAGATTCTCAACTTTTTTACATGTAATAAACAATGGCAATGTACTGAAGTGCAGACGCAGCTAGGATAAAGAGATGCCAAATCATATGGAAATAAGGCTTTTTCTTAGCGTAAAATCCAGCTCCAACTGTGTAACAGAGTCCGCCAGTTACCATGAGACCCCAGAAAATTGGCGTTGTTTGACTGATAATGGCAGGAATGATAGCCAGAACCAACCAGCCCATGATCAAATAAAGAGCAAGGCTGAATTTCTCATTGACCTTTTTAGCAAAGATTTTATAGAGGATGCCAAAGATGGTCGTTCCCCACTGAATGGCAATGATCAGATAGCCAAACCAGTTATTCATCAAAGTCAATACGACCGGCGTATAAGAGCCTGCGATAGCCACGTAAATCATAGAATGGTCGATGATTCGCAAGACGTATTTGTGGGTCGAACCATAGGCCATAGAGTGGTAAATGGTTGACGAGAGGAACATGAGAAATAGACTGATAACAAAGATAGAAACACCAAAAGATGATAAAAATCCGTGTGCTTCATAACTATAGGTGGATGAGATGGGGAGTAAGATGAGCATGATAACGGCACCCACAGCATGGGTTACGCTATTAGCAATCTCCTCTCCAAAACTGAGTTTTTTACTGAGTTTTAGACTGGTATTCATTGGATTTCCTCCTCTTCTTTGATAAGGATTAAGTCTAGAGTTTGATGATAGAGTTTAACCGTTTGACAGCTGGTTTGGATAATAGGATTTTCTGGATCAATCCCATGGTTCATATAGTCCACAAAAGCGTCGTAGAGCTGGTCTGAACTTGCCTGACTTTGTAGAGTATTGAGTGTGTGAGCGATTTCTTGGATCGAAAAGACAGACTTGAGAGTAGTGATGGCAATCAAACGGGCAATTTGTTTGCGTTGGTATTTTTTCTTATCTGGCTTTGTTAGGTAACCATGTTTGACATAATTATTGACCATGGATGCTGTTAGACCCTTGTCCTTATCTGGAGAGATAGGGGCGCAGACTTGATTGACATAAAGTAAAACCTGATCCAGATAGAGGTCAATGTTTGGAATGTCTTCCCATTTTGGGTAGGAAAAGTTAGAATTCATTTCGAACTCCTTTTTATCTAGTTTTGATAACTAGATTATAAAATAATAAAAGACAAAAGTCAAGTTTCAACTGCTTGTAGAAAGTTTTAAATTATGCTATGATGAGAGAAAATAGTTAGAAATGAGGGGAAAAGATGAAGATTCGTTTAGCTTTTCCAAACGAAGTGGATGCGATTATGCAGGTGATGGAGGATGCCCAAAAGTGCTTAGCTGAGTCTGGTAGTGACCAGTGGCAAAATGGCTATCCAAATGCAGATATCATTATTGATGATATCATCTCAGGCCAAGCCTATGTGGCCTTGGAAGAAGGAGAACTACTAGCCTATGCTGCTGTGACCAAGAGCCCAGAGAAATCCTATGAAGCCATTTATGAAGGAAGTTGGCAAGGAGGAGAATCAGAATACCTGGTCTTTCATCGTATCGCTGTGGCAGCAGATGTACAAGGACAAGGTGTTGCTCAGACGTTCCTAGAAGGCTTGATTGAAGGTTTTGATTATCTAGATTTTCGTTCAGATACGCATGCTGAAAACAAGCCCATGCAGCATATCTTTGAAAAGCTAGGTTTTCAACAGGTTGGTAAGGTTCCGGTTGATGGGGAACGTTTGGCCTATCAGAAATTAAAAAAATGAAGCAGAATAAGTACGCAAAAATGCTCTACCCGTCGCCAATTGGAACCTTATCCTTAGTTGCTGACAAGCAATATCTGTATGGAATTTGGGTACAGGACCAGAAGCATTTTGAGAGGGGAATCGCTGGAGATAGTATAGAAGTAGTTAAGAAACATCCTGTCCTAGACCAGGTTATTTCCTATTTAGATACTTACTTTGATGGATGTGCTCAAGATTTGTCTTCCTTGCCTCTGGCTCCCATTGGAACGGATTTTGAAAAGCGAGTCTGGGCTTACTTACAGAGCATTCCTTATGGTCAAACAGTAACTTACGGACAAATAGCTCAAGATCTGCAAGTGGCTTCTGCTCAAGCGATTGGCGGAGCAGTGGGGCGTAATCCTTGGTCCATCCTCGTACCCTGTCACCGTGTGCTGGGATCAGGCAATCGCTTGACAGGCTATGCATCGGGAGTCGAAAAGAAAGCCTGGCTCTTGCAACATGAAGGTGTAGCATTTCAAGAAAATAAAAAATAGAAAGAAAAGAAGATGTTAGAATTTATTGAATACCCAAAATGTTCAACTTGTAAGAAAGCAAAAAATGAATTGGATCAACTTGGACTGGAATACCAAGATGTCCACATCGTAGAAGAAACACCAAGTGAAGACGTGATTTTGAACTGGTTAGAAACATCCGGTTTTGAAGTGAAACAATTTTTCAATACTAGCGGGATTAAGTACCGCGAACTGGGCCTAAAAGATAAGGTGGGAAGTTTGTCAAAACAAGAAGCAGCCAAGCTTCTAGCGAGTGATGGCATGTTATTGAAACGTCCAATTTTGGTGGAGAATGGTGCTGTTAAACAAATTGGCTATAGAAAACCCTATGAGGACTTAGGTTTGAGATAGTTTTTATCTATCTCCTTGATAGGTAAAATATATAGCCTCCCTGTTTTAAAGTGTGATAAACTAGAAGATAGACAAAGTCTGATCAGCCCGTAGCAAATAATTTGCTTGCGAGCAGAAGTATGATAGAATGAATCATTATCAGGAGAGGATGTTTTTATGACTGTTACAACATTTTTAGCATCAGATTGGTACCAAAGTTTGATGCAACTCATTCCGGATGGTAAGCTCTTTAGTTTGCGTTCGGTCTTTGATGGAATTCCAAGGATTGTCCAACAACTGCCTACAACCTTGATGTTGACGCTTGGAGGTGCGATTTTTGGCTTGGTGCTGGCCTTGGTTTTCGCCATTGTTAAAATCAATCGTGTTAAGATTCTATATCCCTTGCAGGCCTTTTTCGTTAGCTTTTTAAAAGGGACACCGATTTTGGTTCAGCTCATGTTGACCTACTACGGGATTCCACTTGCTCTGAAAGCACTCAATCAACAATGGGGAACTGGTTTTAATATCAATGCGATTCCAGCAGCGCTTTTTGCGATTGTGGCCTTTGCTTTTAATGAGGCTGCTTATGCAAGTGAAACGATTCGTGCAGCGATTCTCTCAGTTAATCCTGGTGAGATTGAGGCGGCACGCAGTCTGGGCATGACACGAGCACAAGTTTATCGTCGTGTGATTATTCCAAATGCAGCGGTGGTAGCGACACCGACTTTGATTAACTCCCTCATCGGCTTGACCAAGGGAACTTCTCTAGCCTTTAGCGCAGGTGTTGTGGAGGTCTTTGCTCAAGCTCAGATTTTGGGTGGAGCAGATTATCGTTACTTTGAGCGTTTCATCTCCGTAGCCCTTGTTTATTGGGTAGTCAATATCGGAATTGAAAGCCTCGGTCGTTTCATCGAGAAGAAAATGGCTATCTCAGCGCCGGATACAGTGTCTACAGATGTGAAAGGAGACCTTCGTTAATGATTAAGATTTCGAATTTAAGCAAATCCTTTTCAGGTCAGACTGTCTTGGATCATCTGGACTTGGATATCCAAAAAGGAGAGGTAGTGGCCTTGATTGGTTCATCTGGAGCTGGGAAATCAACTTTTCTTCGTAGTTTGAACTACCTTGAAACTCCAGATAGTGGAACGATTCAGATTGACAATTTTAAAGTTGATTTTTCTCAGATTAGCCAAGAAGAAATCCTAACCCTTCGTCGCAAGTTGTCCATGGTTTTTCAACAGTTTAATTTGTTTGAACGTCGAACTGCTCTTGACAATGTCAAGGAAGGTTTGGTTGTCGTTAAAAAATTATCGGACGAGGAAGCAACAAAAATCGCTAAGGAAGAGTTGGCCAAGGTTGGACTTTCTGACCGTGAAAACCATTACCCTCGCCACTTATCAGGTGGACAAAAGCAACGGGTTGCCCTTGCGCGTGCTCTCGCTATGAAGCCAGATGTCTTGCTCTTGGACGAGCCCACTTCAGCCCTTGACCCAGAATTGGTCGGTGAAGTAGAGAAGTCTATTGCAGACGCTGCCAAGTCAGGTCAAACTATGATTTTGGTCAGTCATGACATGTCTTTTGTAGCCCAAGTGGCAGACAAGATTTTGTTCCTAGATAAGGGGAAAATCATCGAGTCAGGTACACCGGATGAAATCATCAATCATCCGAAAGAAGAACGGACAAAAGAATTCTTCGCTAGTTACAAACGGACTTATATTTGATATAATAGAAAAAGGAAAACTCAGTTAGTTGGACTAGCTGAGTTTACTCTTTAAAAAAGATAGAAACGAGAG
It includes:
- a CDS encoding NAD(P)H-dependent oxidoreductase, with product MKFVGLVGSNYDQSYNRKLLEFIRRNFKFKFELEVLEIDEVPMFNQDEKWDESFQLRFLYNKITRADGVIIATPEHNHTISASLKSVLEWLSYEVHPFENKPVMIVGASYYDQGTSRAQVHLRKILDAPGVNAYTLPGNEFLLGKAKEAFDNNGNITNEGTVKFLETCLDNFVKYVGVVSKLKKPKPIEPEDLDCGKPIATTITEVDPDDPEWVEKVAAITGAVSGDTYVKLDHGILTVNQIDMFLKAMPFELTYADDNNQFLYYNNAHQDPDTMFAKRVPPQSGSRMSTVHNSLPPARMKNVEWVIGTLRNGNQEYVRTIVPGSPTGVINTHNYQAMYYPDGSYAGINEIVFNFQPWLDWYLKETGQRLVGGSGPFAPAAGGHGDADATSGASDSGDAGGHGGDADATSGASN
- a CDS encoding NADPH-dependent FMN reductase, which encodes MLKLIAIVGTNSKRSTNRQLLQYMQKHFADKAEIELVEIKDIPVFNKPADKQLPAEILEIAAKIEEADGVIIGTPEYDHSIPAVLMSALAWLSYGIYPLLNKPIMITGASYGTLGSSRAQLQLRQILNAPEIKANVLPDEFLLSHSLQAFNPSGDLVDLDVIKKLDAIFDDFRIFVKITEKLRNAQELLRKDAEEFDWENL
- a CDS encoding FAD:protein FMN transferase, which codes for MPLHSRSERLMGTTITISLVDEQADCLLQGAFDLLKELEYRFNANSQESELMEINYQAGIKPVKVHPDLFELIALGLEHSLAPSSHLNISIGPLIQTWRIGFADARLPDSKEIEAVLPLVDPHFIKLDPTSSTVFLEKKGMKLDLGCLAKGYSADKVAQYLKEHGVTSALINLGGNILTIGNNQVKDGKAWQIGIQDPRNPRGNHLLTIPASNKSVVTSGIYERHLTVDGKDYHHIFDSETGFPVETDLASLTIISDKSVDGEIWTTRLFGERSASILWQVESIDGIEAILIDKEGRLACSSGLQNCIM
- the nox gene encoding H2O-forming NADH oxidase — translated: MSKIVVVGANHAGTACINTMLDNFGHENEIVVFDQNSNISFLGCGMALWIGEQIDGPEGLFYSDKEKLEAKGAKVYMNSPVLSIDYDNKVVTAEVEGKEHKESYDKLIFATGSTPILPPIEGVEIVKGNREFKATLENVQFVKLYQNAEEVIEKLEDKSKHLERIAVVGGGYIGVELAEAFERLGKEVVLVDIVDTVLNGYYDKDFTQMMAKNLEDHNIRLALGQTVKAIQGDGKVERLVTDKETFDVDMVVLAVGFRPNTALADGKIELFRNGAFLVDKKQETSIPGVYAVGDCATVYDNARKDTSYIALASNAVRTGIVGAYNACGHELEGIGVQGSNGISIYGLHMVSTGLTLEKAKAAGYNATETGFNDLQKPEFIKHDNHEVAIKIVFDKDSREILGAQMVSHDSSIGMGIHMFSLAIQEHVTIDKLALTDLFFLPHFNKPYNYITMAALTAEK
- the pdxS gene encoding pyridoxal 5'-phosphate synthase lyase subunit PdxS, which gives rise to MTENRYELNKNLAQMLKGGVIMDVQNPEQARIAEAAGAAAVMALERIPADIRAAGGVSRMSDPKMIKEIQEAVSIPVMAKVRIGHFVEAQILEAIEIDYIDESEVLSPADDRFHVDKKEFQVPFVCGAKDLGEALRRIAEGASMIRTKGEPGTGDIVQAVRHMRMMNQEIRRIQNLREDELYVAAKDLQVPIELVQYVHEHGKLPVVNFAAGGVATPADAALMMQLGAEGVFVGSGIFKSGDPVKRASAIVKAVTNYQNPQILAQISEDLGEAMVGINENEIQILMAERGK
- the pdxT gene encoding pyridoxal 5'-phosphate synthase glutaminase subunit PdxT — its product is MKIGILALQGAFAEHAKVLEKLGVVSVEIRNLEDFQQYQSDLAGLILPGGESTTMGKLLRDQDMLIPIREAILSGLPVFGTCAGLILLAKEITSQEESHLATMDIVVERNAYGRQLGSFYTEAECKGVGQIPMTFIRGPIISSFGEGVEILATVDDQIVAAQELNMLVTSFHPELTDDVRLHQYFINMCKQKS
- the trhA gene encoding PAQR family membrane homeostasis protein TrhA, giving the protein MNTSLKLSKKLSFGEEIANSVTHAVGAVIMLILLPISSTYSYEAHGFLSSFGVSIFVISLFLMFLSSTIYHSMAYGSTHKYVLRIIDHSMIYVAIAGSYTPVVLTLMNNWFGYLIIAIQWGTTIFGILYKIFAKKVNEKFSLALYLIMGWLVLAIIPAIISQTTPIFWGLMVTGGLCYTVGAGFYAKKKPYFHMIWHLFILAASALQYIAIVYYM
- a CDS encoding DUF1836 domain-containing protein, which encodes MNSNFSYPKWEDIPNIDLYLDQVLLYVNQVCAPISPDKDKGLTASMVNNYVKHGYLTKPDKKKYQRKQIARLIAITTLKSVFSIQEIAHTLNTLQSQASSDQLYDAFVDYMNHGIDPENPIIQTSCQTVKLYHQTLDLILIKEEEEIQ
- a CDS encoding GNAT family N-acetyltransferase; protein product: MKIRLAFPNEVDAIMQVMEDAQKCLAESGSDQWQNGYPNADIIIDDIISGQAYVALEEGELLAYAAVTKSPEKSYEAIYEGSWQGGESEYLVFHRIAVAADVQGQGVAQTFLEGLIEGFDYLDFRSDTHAENKPMQHIFEKLGFQQVGKVPVDGERLAYQKLKK
- a CDS encoding methylated-DNA--[protein]-cysteine S-methyltransferase, which gives rise to MKQNKYAKMLYPSPIGTLSLVADKQYLYGIWVQDQKHFERGIAGDSIEVVKKHPVLDQVISYLDTYFDGCAQDLSSLPLAPIGTDFEKRVWAYLQSIPYGQTVTYGQIAQDLQVASAQAIGGAVGRNPWSILVPCHRVLGSGNRLTGYASGVEKKAWLLQHEGVAFQENKK